In Halomicrobium zhouii, the sequence GGCCCTAACATGCCGGTGAATGCAGACGCCACCGTCCCGGCAAACGAAGCGGAAGTCCAGGATGGGCTACCGATCAACGAGCTGTTCTACTCACTCCAGGGAGAGGGACGACTGGCTGGCGTCCCGTCCGTCTTCGTTCGGACCAGTGGCTGTAATCTGCGGTGCTGGTTCTGCGATTCCTACCACACCTCCTGGGAACCGACGCACGCCTGGATGGATATAGACGACGTGCTGGCGGAGGTTCGAAACCACGCCCAGGCGAACCACGTCGTGCTGACGGGCGGTGAGCCGATGATGCACGACCACAGTGTCGAGCTTCTCGAACGGCTCGACGAAGCGGGCTATCACACCACCGTCGAGACGAACGGAACGATCTACCGGGAGGCACCGATCGACCTCGCGAGTATCAGCCCGAAGCTCGCCTCGAGCACGCCGACCCCCGAACGGGACCCGAAGGGGGACGGTGCGTGGGAGGAACGACACGAGGACCGCCGGATCGACATCGAGGCACTCTCCCGGCTGGTCGAGACGTACGACTTCCAGCTGAAGTTCGTCGTGACCGACAGCACGGACATGCCGGAGATCGACGAGCTCGTCGAGCGCATCGACGACGCGACGGGCACGACAGTCCGGTCGACGGACGTCCTCCTCATGCCGGAAGGAGCGACCCGCGACCGCCTCGAAGAGACGCGTGAGACCGTCGCCGAACTGGCGATGGAACGTGGCTACCAGTTCACGCCGCGACTGCACGTCACGCTGTGGAACGACGCACCGGGGACCTGAATCCATGCGTGAGCACGTGACACCAGACGTCGACGAGCCACGACGGACAGAGAATCACCCATCAGAGACGGCCATCGACTGGGAACAGGCACAGGAAGGCGTGCGCCTCCTCCTCGACGCCGTCGGCGAGGACACCACGGAGGAGACGCTGATCGAGACGTGGTCCCGGCGCGTGCCTGCGGCGTTCGAAACCCTGACCGAGGGCGGCCGCGAGGCGGCGAAACCGTCGATGCAGACGTTCGAGACGGCCAGTGACGACTTCGTCGTGAAGACGGGGATTCCACTCTACAGTCTCTGTGAACACCACCTCCTCCCGTATTACGGGGAAGCGCACGTCGGCTACCGACCGGGGGATGCCGTCGTCGGTCTCTCGAAACTCTCCCGGTACGTCCGGTGGCAGTCACGAGAACTGACGATCCAGGAGGGTCTCACCAGCGACATCGCGACCGGCCTCGCCGAGGAAATCGGCGCAGAAGGCGTCGTCGTCGAACTCCACGCCACGCACCTCTGTGAGGCGATGCGCGGCGTCGAGACGGCGACGGAGACGGTGACCCGGTCCACTGTCGGCGCTCTGACCGACGACGAACAGCGACGATTCGACCAGCACGTCCGTACGACCGACTGAATCCGACGATGACACAGAACACCCGCGCTGTCGTCCTCGCATCTGGCGGGATGGACAGCGCCACGGCAGCCTACGAGGCACAGGCACAGGGCTACGACGAGCTATTTCTCCTCCACACGAGTTACGGCCAGCAGACGGAGGCCAGGGAACACGACTGCGCACAGGCGCTGGCAGCCCACGTCGAGGCGGCGGATTTCCTGCACATCGAGACGAGCCACCTGAGCGAGATCGGTGCCTCCTCACTGACGGACCAGGAGATGGAGGTCACTGACGCGGACATGGACAGCGACGAGATTCCGTCCTCGTACGTGCCGTTCCGGAACGCGAACCTCCTCTCGATGGCCGTCTCCTACGCCGAGGCCAACGAGTGCAGCGCCGTCTTCATCGGCGCACACTCGGAGGACTTCGCCGGGTATCCCGACTGTCGACCGGCGTTCTTCGACGCCTTCCAGCAGGTCGTCGACGTCGGGACGAAGCCAGCGACGTCGATTACGATGGAAGCGCCGTTCGTCGAGTGGTCGAAGACGGACATCGCCGAACGGGGACTCGAACTCGACGTTCCCTACGAGGACACCTGGAGTTGCTACCGTGCGGAAGCACCAGCCTGTGGCACCTGTGATTCGTGTGCCTTCCGACTCAGGGCGTTCCAGGAACTCGATGCACGCGACCCGATCGAGTACGCCGAGCGGCCGTCGTACGTGGAATAGAGCCTTCTACGATACCCATCTGGCCCCATACTATCTGGGGCTGAAATCACCCAAAACCGTCTGGCCCCCCGTTCACAATCAATCTCCAGCAGCGGACTGAGAAACCGGAATGAGCGTCATTGGCCACCGCGGTCCGCGTGAAACAGCCTCCGAGAGAAAGCATCTTTGTTCGCACATATCACCGTCTGTACTGACGCGAATCTATTTGTGAGGTCATAGGTAACAAGCGTCCATCACCCGTGTCAATCGCCCCCACAACTGAGCGACGCTTCGCCTCCTAACACATGGCAAACAGTAACAATATCGACATCGACGCCATCGTCAGTGGCAAGCAGGCGTTCAAAGCGGACCTGCTCAGTGACTTCGACAAGTCCCAGTGGCCGGACCGGATCGATTACGTCGCCCGCAAACTCACCGATGGGGAATACATCGTCAACCCGCAGGCGCAGAACCCCCGGTTTCTGACTGGCGGTGCCGACCTCGACAAAGCTGCGCGTGACTACTACCTCCGTGGCATTGGCGCGCTCACCGGAGATATCTCGCGCTCGACGGCGCTCCCGGACACGTTCGCTCTGGGCACTCTTCTCGTCGAATTCGCCGGGTTGCAAGCGGGGCTCGAGCACGTCGACCGACGTGACGTCCCGCCCGGTGAGATACTCTCGCGACTGATCACCCGCAATATACAGCGCCAGACGCGGGATCAGTCGGCGCAACTCGCACGCCAGCTGCGTGCCGACGCTGAAACGCCCCGTGAACTCGTCGCGGAACTCACCTCGGTTCCGGAAGTCGCACCGGTCGTCGAACAGGCGCTGCCTGACCCGGACGATGCCGACACGCTCACGACGCAGCTGGCAGAGCTGGACCTGACGACCGAGCTGTGGGACCACCAGCTGGAGAGCCTCGCGCTCTGGTTGCACCACGACACGAACGCGTACGTAGATATGGCCACGGCGACGGGAAAGACGGTGCTCGGACTCGCCGCCGTCGCACACGCCGTCGACTCGGGGTCGCTCCACCCTGCGGACCAGCAACGCCTCTCGGACATTTTCGACGGCGACCTCCCGGACCCACACCGTGACCGCCCGAACGACGTCCTCATCGTCACCACGGACGACTTGCTCGGCGTCCAGTGGGCGCGGCTGTTCCAGGACCACTGTCACACGCCGGCCGCGTTCACGCAGGTACGGGAGTCCGGTATCCGGCTGCCATGGGGCCACATCGACATCCGGTCGGCGCGGAACATGGAAGACGTCGACCCGAGCGACTACCGGCTGGCGATTTTCGACGAGGTGCACAACTACTCGACACGGGGTGGGTGGGGTGACCATCTGGTTTCGTTCATCGAGTCTTCGTGTCCCGTCCTCGCGATGACCGGCAGCGTCACCGAGCAACTCGAGTCGCTCGTCCAGCGGGCCGACCGGTCGTTCCCTCTGGTCTATCGCTACACGCACCAGCTCGCGCTCGCCGACGGCGTGATCCCAGACTTCGAGTGGACGCTGTCGTTCACCGAAGTGACCGACTCCGACTCGCTTTCGCAGTTCCGGGAGACGGCCAGCCATTTCGACGACGTCGTCGAGTACGACGCTGGGACGTACCACCTCGAGAACGACGCCCTGGCTGAAGCAGCGCCGGAACTTCCGAACGCCACCGTCGACGAGGTGGCTGGCGACTACGTCTCGGGGTCGGCACTCGCTGCCGGACTTCGCGACCACGGCGATGACGACATAGCGCCAACGAAGCAACTCGAGACACTCGCGAGTGGCATCGGCAACCGGACGATCCATCGGCTCAACCTCGACGCCGACCTCGCGGCAGTCGTCGAACTGGCAGAACAGGCACTTTCGGACGGCCGACCGGTACTCGTGCTGACCCGGTCCTACCGCGAGGCGAAGGAAATCTGGCAGGAACTGTACGACCAGCACGGCGATCGCGTCGTCCGACGACTCGACGCGGATCAGGACGCGGCGAAACAGGACTCTATCATCAGGTCGTTCGACGAGGCCGAAACCGACGAGAAAGCACTGATCGGTCCCGGGAAACGTATCGGACAGGGGAACGACATCAGGTCCGTCGAAGTCGGCATCAACATCGCCCGCCCGGGCAGTGGTGTGAACACGTCCCTCGTCCAGCGACTCGGTCGCCTGCTCCGTGACGCGGGCGGCAAGGAGACGGTCTCGTTCTATCACCTCGTCGGGGTACCGCCGGCCGACGCCACGATCGAACCCGACGGTGAATCGTTCGTCCGGACCATCGCGGAGTTCTTCGGCCAGGTGCTCGAACCCGACACCGACGGCATCCTCAAACAGCCTTCAGTGTCGATCGAGGACGACGTGGCGTCGGATATCGTCACGCTGGAACAACTCGGCGCGCCGAATGTCCGCGACGACCCGCGGGCAACCGCCATCGAGACGGCGTACGCGACAGCGATCGACGACCATCCTGACACCCCCACAGTCGCGACAGACTGGTTCGCCGCAGCCTTCGGCGATCAGACCGATCCCTCCAGGGTCACCGACGCGAGCACGGGGCGTGTCCGCCGGGAACCAGACGACGACTCCGGGTCCGGGCAACAGGAACCACCCGAGGGTGCCAGTTCGAGCGATGACGAGACGGATGACTCGTCGACGGGGCCCGAGTCAGGCGATGGTTCGGACGAGGTGGACGAGAGTGATGACGACGAGACGAATCTAACTGTCGAGGACAATCCATCGCCTCTGGCCGAGCACTACGACGCGTTCCGGAGTCTGGGTATCATCCACCGAGCGATCCGTGAATCGGCCAGGACTACCTTCCCCGAGACGGATCCCCAGCAGCGGTGGATGGACGATGCCCGTTCGATCATCACCGAACAGGGATGGGGCGACCAGGACACTGGCTACGGGAGACAGCAGATGGAACGGAGCCCGTTCAAAATCTCGGAGTACCGGGAAGCGTACGGCACGGAAGACCGGATCACTACGTTCGAGACGGTCGGGACTCAGACACTCTCGCCGGCGATAACGGCACTGCTGGACGAATCACTCGCCGAACTCGAGTCGTGGGTCGTCCCCGTCGCCCCGGAGAGTGGGGTGCCACTGCCAGTACTCGTCGAGTCCGAAGCGGAATTAGCGCAGGCGCGGGCCTTACTCGACGAATTCCCCGCGGAGCCTCCCGTCACTCTCGAGGATGCCTCGAACGATGAGACTACCAGTGGTAGTAGTGACGAGTCGGGTGAGGAGACGGACGGTAGCGATACGACTGGTGGACCGGAAGTCGGCTCCGAAGACGATACATCGACACCAGTCGAAGACGTGCGCGGCGTACCCGCCGCGGCGACGGAGGCGTTGCACGCTGCAGGCTACGATCAACTCGACGACCTCCGGAGAGCGACCGACGACGAACTCACCGCGATAGACGGGATTTCAGCACAGCGCGTCACGATGATTCGAGCAGCAGTCGGTCGGCAGCAGGACGATTCGTGACCCGCGAGAGGGTGATCATCCGGACTGCATCCCGGAGGCGAAGGACCTATCTGGGCCAATCGAGTACCGGTGTCTGATCTATGGCAGACTTCCGGGTGACGTCAGTCGGCGACGACGGCTATGGCCGGCTTGGAGAACTCGACGTTCCCCACGGACCGGTCGATACGCCGGCGCTCTTTCCCGTGGTCAGCCTTATCGGTGGCTCGACGACGAACTCGGGTGGCATCTGGTCCCGACTTCGCGAGAACCTCTTTGCGAACGACGAGCTGCAGGGGGTCATGTTCCAGGCGATGAGTTTCACGGACTTCGGCGTTTCTCCGAAGAACCTCAACGAACACTGGCGAACACAGCCGTTCCAGGAGTGGTACCCAGACCTCGATGCGCCGGTGTTCATCGACTCGGGGGGGTTCAAGCTGATGAACTCGAACACGTTCAGCGACGCCCCGACCGAAGGTGGCGACGAGAACGACTGGGGGCTCTACACCAACCCGGCGAGCATTCTTGGGCTCCAGCTCGATTTCGGTGCCGACATCATCGCGACGCTCGACTATCCGATTCCGCCAGACCTCAAAGAGGAAGAGAAGATGGAGCGGATGGAGCAGAGCATCGAGAGCGCCGTGGAGTGTCTGCGGATCATCGACGACCCATCCCTGTTGACCGCGGACAACAACGACAACGAGCGCGCGAGAGAACACCTCGAACGCCGCAAAGCCGAGGGGAACGAGCCCGGCGTGTACGTCGCCCTCCACGGCACCGACTTCGAGACGGTCAGCTGGTACGTCGGGAACTTCATCGAGGCAGTGGACGAGGCTGGTCTCAACCACGCCTTCGAGGGATTCGCTCTCGGGTCGCTCGTCCCCCTCCGGAGCAGTATGGACGTACTGGTCAAACTCATCCAGGGGGCGAAAGCGGCGATCCCGGAGGCACGTGCGGACGAGATTGGACTGCACGTCTTCGGAATCGGTGGCAAGCAGGTCTCCCTGCTGGCGCTCCTCGGCGTCGACTCGTTCGACTGTTCGAGCCACGTTCAGGCTGCGAAGTACAGGAAGTACGTCGTCCCCGGCGAGTGGGAGAACGTCGCGTTGGAGGACCTCCCGGCGTACATCGACGACGACGGCAACTTCCCCTGTGACATGCCCAACTGCACGCTCTGTGGCCCCGAGAGCGACGTCGCGAGTTACGAGGAGATGATGCACGTCCTGAACAGCGACATGGGCTACGACGAGCGCGAGGAGCGGAAAGCCAACGGCGAGTTCATCAAGAGCGACTACTACGCGCACCTGGCACGGCACAACTTCGAGGTGTACAACCAGGAACTGATGCGTGTGCGGGAGCAGATTCGGCAGGGAACGCTCCTGGACTACGTCGTCGAGGAGGCCAGGAAGGACGACGACATCAAAAAGGGTCTCAAGGAAGCGCAGTTGCACGACGACCGCGGACTGCAAGCAGACCTCGAGGAACGCGGTGCGTACGACCTCGTCGCGGGGATGGACCTCACGAGTGACCAGGCGAAGCTCTCGACGTTCGACGCCGGCGTCGACGAGGCGACCGAGAGTCGGACGATTTCGCTCAAACACAGTCCGCACGACTTCGACGTCCTGGCCCGCGAGTACGCACCACCGTCGGAGACAGACGTCCTCCTCGTCGTCCCGTGCAGTCAGCAAAAGCCCTACTCCGAATCGCGAACACACTCCGTGCTCTCGAAGAAATTAGGCGGACACCGGGAGAATACCCACAAGGTCACCGTCTCGGGGATGTACGGGCCCGTTCCGAAGGATTTCGAGGAGGAACAGCCGGTCCTCGAGTACGAGTACGTGCTCGCGAAAGAGGATGATGCCCAGATGGAACTCGTCACCGACCGACTCGTCGAGTTCCTCGACCGTTACGGCGACCAGTTCGACGAAATCGTCGGGTACGTGACGAGCAAGACCTATCGTGAAGTCATCGAAACTGCGTTCGACACGTACGGCCGCGGGACCGTCTTCCCCCGTGACCCCGAAGCGCTCCAGCTGACGGAGTTTTTCCGTTCGAGCAATATGCAGGAACTTCGTGAACACCTGGACCACGAACTCGCGACTGGGTCCTGAGAACCAGGTGTTAATTCTGTCGACGAGTTTCGTCGTTTCTGCAGACGGTTTACAATTTAAGTAGGTGAGGCGTCCTCAAGTGAGTGAGAGTTGCCCCACGGCTGTTCTCAGATACCAATGTTGGCTGTGGAACCACGAGGGACGATCGACCGGCCAGTCTGTTTCAGACGGATCTCCCGGTTCAGCACGCCGCCGCTGTGCCGGCCACGAGAACTAACTACCGGGGCAGTAGTACCATTTTCAACTCACCAAGCACGATGAACACACCAAGGGACCGGCTCGACAGGGCCGTCGACAGAGCGGCCGAAGTAACGTGGTGGAACCGGAATCTGACGAAGCTCACGGACGTCGACGGGATCGCGAACTCCCAGTCGTTCGTCGA encodes:
- a CDS encoding 7-carboxy-7-deazaguanine synthase QueE, whose protein sequence is MPVNADATVPANEAEVQDGLPINELFYSLQGEGRLAGVPSVFVRTSGCNLRCWFCDSYHTSWEPTHAWMDIDDVLAEVRNHAQANHVVLTGGEPMMHDHSVELLERLDEAGYHTTVETNGTIYREAPIDLASISPKLASSTPTPERDPKGDGAWEERHEDRRIDIEALSRLVETYDFQLKFVVTDSTDMPEIDELVERIDDATGTTVRSTDVLLMPEGATRDRLEETRETVAELAMERGYQFTPRLHVTLWNDAPGT
- the folE gene encoding GTP cyclohydrolase I; translation: MREHVTPDVDEPRRTENHPSETAIDWEQAQEGVRLLLDAVGEDTTEETLIETWSRRVPAAFETLTEGGREAAKPSMQTFETASDDFVVKTGIPLYSLCEHHLLPYYGEAHVGYRPGDAVVGLSKLSRYVRWQSRELTIQEGLTSDIATGLAEEIGAEGVVVELHATHLCEAMRGVETATETVTRSTVGALTDDEQRRFDQHVRTTD
- the queC gene encoding 7-cyano-7-deazaguanine synthase QueC, giving the protein MTQNTRAVVLASGGMDSATAAYEAQAQGYDELFLLHTSYGQQTEAREHDCAQALAAHVEAADFLHIETSHLSEIGASSLTDQEMEVTDADMDSDEIPSSYVPFRNANLLSMAVSYAEANECSAVFIGAHSEDFAGYPDCRPAFFDAFQQVVDVGTKPATSITMEAPFVEWSKTDIAERGLELDVPYEDTWSCYRAEAPACGTCDSCAFRLRAFQELDARDPIEYAERPSYVE
- a CDS encoding DEAD/DEAH box helicase, producing MANSNNIDIDAIVSGKQAFKADLLSDFDKSQWPDRIDYVARKLTDGEYIVNPQAQNPRFLTGGADLDKAARDYYLRGIGALTGDISRSTALPDTFALGTLLVEFAGLQAGLEHVDRRDVPPGEILSRLITRNIQRQTRDQSAQLARQLRADAETPRELVAELTSVPEVAPVVEQALPDPDDADTLTTQLAELDLTTELWDHQLESLALWLHHDTNAYVDMATATGKTVLGLAAVAHAVDSGSLHPADQQRLSDIFDGDLPDPHRDRPNDVLIVTTDDLLGVQWARLFQDHCHTPAAFTQVRESGIRLPWGHIDIRSARNMEDVDPSDYRLAIFDEVHNYSTRGGWGDHLVSFIESSCPVLAMTGSVTEQLESLVQRADRSFPLVYRYTHQLALADGVIPDFEWTLSFTEVTDSDSLSQFRETASHFDDVVEYDAGTYHLENDALAEAAPELPNATVDEVAGDYVSGSALAAGLRDHGDDDIAPTKQLETLASGIGNRTIHRLNLDADLAAVVELAEQALSDGRPVLVLTRSYREAKEIWQELYDQHGDRVVRRLDADQDAAKQDSIIRSFDEAETDEKALIGPGKRIGQGNDIRSVEVGINIARPGSGVNTSLVQRLGRLLRDAGGKETVSFYHLVGVPPADATIEPDGESFVRTIAEFFGQVLEPDTDGILKQPSVSIEDDVASDIVTLEQLGAPNVRDDPRATAIETAYATAIDDHPDTPTVATDWFAAAFGDQTDPSRVTDASTGRVRREPDDDSGSGQQEPPEGASSSDDETDDSSTGPESGDGSDEVDESDDDETNLTVEDNPSPLAEHYDAFRSLGIIHRAIRESARTTFPETDPQQRWMDDARSIITEQGWGDQDTGYGRQQMERSPFKISEYREAYGTEDRITTFETVGTQTLSPAITALLDESLAELESWVVPVAPESGVPLPVLVESEAELAQARALLDEFPAEPPVTLEDASNDETTSGSSDESGEETDGSDTTGGPEVGSEDDTSTPVEDVRGVPAAATEALHAAGYDQLDDLRRATDDELTAIDGISAQRVTMIRAAVGRQQDDS
- a CDS encoding DUF5591 domain-containing protein, with the protein product MADFRVTSVGDDGYGRLGELDVPHGPVDTPALFPVVSLIGGSTTNSGGIWSRLRENLFANDELQGVMFQAMSFTDFGVSPKNLNEHWRTQPFQEWYPDLDAPVFIDSGGFKLMNSNTFSDAPTEGGDENDWGLYTNPASILGLQLDFGADIIATLDYPIPPDLKEEEKMERMEQSIESAVECLRIIDDPSLLTADNNDNERAREHLERRKAEGNEPGVYVALHGTDFETVSWYVGNFIEAVDEAGLNHAFEGFALGSLVPLRSSMDVLVKLIQGAKAAIPEARADEIGLHVFGIGGKQVSLLALLGVDSFDCSSHVQAAKYRKYVVPGEWENVALEDLPAYIDDDGNFPCDMPNCTLCGPESDVASYEEMMHVLNSDMGYDEREERKANGEFIKSDYYAHLARHNFEVYNQELMRVREQIRQGTLLDYVVEEARKDDDIKKGLKEAQLHDDRGLQADLEERGAYDLVAGMDLTSDQAKLSTFDAGVDEATESRTISLKHSPHDFDVLAREYAPPSETDVLLVVPCSQQKPYSESRTHSVLSKKLGGHRENTHKVTVSGMYGPVPKDFEEEQPVLEYEYVLAKEDDAQMELVTDRLVEFLDRYGDQFDEIVGYVTSKTYREVIETAFDTYGRGTVFPRDPEALQLTEFFRSSNMQELREHLDHELATGS